A single region of the Vigna radiata var. radiata cultivar VC1973A unplaced genomic scaffold, Vradiata_ver6 scaffold_235, whole genome shotgun sequence genome encodes:
- the LOC106753162 gene encoding NAC domain-containing protein 62 isoform X2, which translates to MHEYRPTLKELDGTNPGQNPYVLCRLFKKHDESLEGSNGEDVKRTASTPMTANHFPDEIQSDSSLDPASSSQITEGEKPLTVIHENSEEAISNIITAVDSHSDGCDAPAAQNQIVKPAAEQDQPFNFEDFYDPTNQQLDDKLFCKIISDINKF; encoded by the exons ATGCATGAGTACAGGCCTACCTTGAAGGAGCTCGATGGTACCAATCCTGGACAG AATCCATATGTCCTTTGTCGGTTATTTAAGAAACATGATGAGAGTCTTGAAGGTTCAAATGGTGAGGATGTGAAGCGGACTGCTTCAACCCCTATGACTGCCAATCACTTTCCAGATGAAATACAATCTGATTCATCTCTGGATCCAGCATCTTCCTCACAGATCACTGAGGGTGAAAAGCCGCTGACAGTTATCCATGAGAACTCTGAGGAAGCAATATCCAACATTATAACTGCAGTTGACTCCCATAGTGATGGATGTGATGCTCCTGCTGCACAAAATCAAATTGTAAAACCAGCTGCTGAG CAGGATCAGCCATTTAACTTTGAGGATTTTTATGACCCAACAAACCAGCAATTAGATGACAAATTATTCTGTAAAATTATTTcagatattaataaattttaa
- the LOC106753162 gene encoding NAC domain-containing protein 62 isoform X3: MHEYRPTLKELDGTNPGQNPYVLCRLFKKHDESLEGSNGEDVKRTASTPMTANHFPDEIQSDSSLDPASSSQITEGEKPLTVIHENSEEAISNIITAVDSHSDGCDAPAAQNQIVKPAAEDQPFNFEDFYDPTNQQLDDKLFCKIISDINKF, from the exons ATGCATGAGTACAGGCCTACCTTGAAGGAGCTCGATGGTACCAATCCTGGACAG AATCCATATGTCCTTTGTCGGTTATTTAAGAAACATGATGAGAGTCTTGAAGGTTCAAATGGTGAGGATGTGAAGCGGACTGCTTCAACCCCTATGACTGCCAATCACTTTCCAGATGAAATACAATCTGATTCATCTCTGGATCCAGCATCTTCCTCACAGATCACTGAGGGTGAAAAGCCGCTGACAGTTATCCATGAGAACTCTGAGGAAGCAATATCCAACATTATAACTGCAGTTGACTCCCATAGTGATGGATGTGATGCTCCTGCTGCACAAAATCAAATTGTAAAACCAGCTGCTGAG GATCAGCCATTTAACTTTGAGGATTTTTATGACCCAACAAACCAGCAATTAGATGACAAATTATTCTGTAAAATTATTTcagatattaataaattttaa